One window of the Triticum dicoccoides isolate Atlit2015 ecotype Zavitan chromosome 3B, WEW_v2.0, whole genome shotgun sequence genome contains the following:
- the LOC119277889 gene encoding uncharacterized protein LOC119277889: MPPVPAAASSSVPNVPPESTSTGGMSSPGNSMAPLESTPTATGAAASPGNSVVPPESNPTASPPPSVTEPERLSLSIQDESSTPLLSVDVDDLHKHAIEFLEESNGYPVLTDPAAGFAKLLELFAAAESKAMYAGDLKAAASILSKAAADGKLPVNLAGTAKRLASEATKLASEVETRHTISSLARIRSCCCLSASQIARYWSWCCTDELPLHRRDLDRQALFVDKLSALYCLSMPASLGLLPYLPATIPKDQSVLMAYIYGLIFSSASIGLVLSLHPMKRFDVELARFVSRLSFVGLSVLVLIYVYYALSPGNYAMLGICSGILAAGHGYAWIRSCCSRAEDPSDAPEEVSSDHRSE, translated from the exons ATGCCCCCGGTGCCTGCCGCGGCGTCGTCGAGCGTCCCCAACGTGCCCCCGGAGAGCACCTCTACGGGGGGCATGTCGTCGCCGGGCAACTCCATGGCGCCCCTGGAGAGCACCCCTACGGCTACGGGGGCCGCGGCGTCGCCGGGAAACTCTGTGGTGCCCCCGGAGAGCAACCCTACGGCGAGTCCCCCGCCCTCTGTCACGGAGCCAGAGCGGCTTTCTTTATCCATCCAAGATGAATCCTCAACTCCCCTGCTTTCGGTCGACGTCGACGACCTGCACAAGCATGCCATCGAGTTCTTGGAGGAATCGAACGGATACCCTGTCCTCACGGATCCTGCCGCCGGGTTCGCCAAGCTACTGGAGCTGTTCGCCGCGGCCGAGTCAAAGGCCATGTATGCTGGAGATCTGAAGGCGGCCGCCTCCATCTTGAGCAAAGCTGCCGCCGATGGCAAGCTTCCGGTGAATCTCGCGGGCACCGCAAAGAGGCTGGCATCTGAGGCGACGAAACTCGCGTCCGAGGTGGAGACCAGGCATACTATTTCCTCTTTGGCGAGGATTCGCTCATGCTGCTGCCTCTCGGCGTCCCAGATAGCGCGCTACTGGTCATGGTGCTGCACTGATGAGTTGCCCCTCCATCGCAGAGACCTTGATCGGCAG GCCTTATTTGTTGACAAGCTCTCCGCGCTCTACTGCTTATCGATGCCGGCTTCGCTTGGCCTCCTTCCATACTTGCCTGCTACGATTCCCAAGGACCAGTCTGTGCTCATGGCGTATATCTATGGTCTGATTTTCTCATCGGcctccatcgggctagtcctgagcCTCCACCCGATGAAGCGCTTTGACGTGGAGCTAGCACGTTTTGTTAGCAGGCTCAGTTTTGTGGGTCTGTCAGTGCTCGTTCTCATATATGTGTACTACGCATTGTCGCCGGGTAACTACGCTATGCTCGGAATTTGTTCAGGGATACTCGCTGCTGGCCATGGATATGCATGGATTAGG AGCTGTTGCAGCAGAGCAGAGGACCCTTCAGACGCGCCAGAGGAAGTTTCATCTGATCACCGCAGTGAATGA